The stretch of DNA AAGACTTGGCGATATCATTGTTGGTTCTGTGAAAGAGGCGATTCCAAAAGGTAAAGTGAAGAAAGGAAAGGTCGTTTATGGTGTGGTTGTGCGTGCTGCGATGCAGAAAGGGCGCGTTGATGGAAGCCAAGTCAAGTTTGATGACAATGCGATTGTAGTTGTGGGcattaaggagaagaagaagaagaaa from Camelina sativa cultivar DH55 unplaced genomic scaffold, Cs unpScaffold10379, whole genome shotgun sequence encodes:
- the LOC104775223 gene encoding 50S ribosomal protein HLL, mitochondrial-like; protein product: LGDIIVGSVKEAIPKGKVKKGKVVYGVVVRAAMQKGRVDGSQVKFDDNAIVVVGIKEKKKKKPEENKKNKVEFNQPTGTRVFGPVPHEMRNKKQLKILALAQHMV